AATTACTTTATTTTTAGCCATTATCGATTCGCTCCTTGTCCTAAAGCTTATACGAGATTTGCCGCTTGCACTGCAGCCGATGCCGCTTCTCTAAACTCATCGCCGCGGAACGCCACAAGCGACATCAGGAACAGCGCCGTTACGATCACGAATACTACCATCCAAATATAGGAGGAGATACGCTGCGCACGCGGGCCGACTGTAATGCCCCAGCTGACAAGAAACGACCACATGCCGTTGCTGAAGTGGAACACCGCTGCAATAACACCGATTACATAAAGAACGAAGAATAACCCGTTGTTGGCGATCCCGTTCATTACCCCGCCAAGCTCTTCATGCGTTACGTGTCCGATCATAACCTGAAAGCGAGTCTGGTATAGATGCCAGAAGACGAAGATAAAGGTAATGACACCCGAAATCCGCTGAAGTGTGAACGCCCAGTTGCGGCCGTATTGGAATCGCCCTGTATTCGAGTTGGATTGGTACGCGATATAAAGGCCGTATACGCCATGAAACAGCAGCGGCAGCCAAATGCCGAACAGCTCCAGGAAAAAGACGAGCGGAAGACTGTTCAAAAATTGGACGCTATCCTTGAACCCCTGAGGACCACCCTCGTATGCTGAGTAGTTTGTGAGACCATGCTCAACGATGAACAAGCTGAGCGGAATCACTCCGAGCAGGGAGTGGATCTTACGCGATAAATAGGAATTTCCTTTCATAACTTGTGCGTTCTCCTTTCAAAACTGTGGGATTGCTTCGTCAAATTTCGCCAAAATCATTCTCCATTGTAACGCTGGCCCTATCACGCGTCAACATAAGCATGACACACTTTGGCCACACTTCACATGATACTCCTTTTCCGCTTATAATGGAATTGCTTATTATTCATTAATAGTTATAACAAATTTGCATATGTAATCGGAGGTTAAACAAAAAATGCTCGAAGAGTTGAACGTATTCGCCATTGTTGTAGAGCAGTCAAGCATGAATAAGGCCTCCGTCGCTTTAAATTTGTCACAGCCGGCTTTATCGCG
This is a stretch of genomic DNA from Paenibacillus sp. sptzw28. It encodes these proteins:
- a CDS encoding succinate dehydrogenase cytochrome b558 subunit; translated protein: MKGNSYLSRKIHSLLGVIPLSLFIVEHGLTNYSAYEGGPQGFKDSVQFLNSLPLVFFLELFGIWLPLLFHGVYGLYIAYQSNSNTGRFQYGRNWAFTLQRISGVITFIFVFWHLYQTRFQVMIGHVTHEELGGVMNGIANNGLFFVLYVIGVIAAVFHFSNGMWSFLVSWGITVGPRAQRISSYIWMVVFVIVTALFLMSLVAFRGDEFREAASAAVQAANLV